From a single Phalacrocorax aristotelis chromosome 1, bGulAri2.1, whole genome shotgun sequence genomic region:
- the GPR19 gene encoding putative G-protein coupled receptor 19 yields MFAHSMDNSSGPFVLPTLLLLLHNRSYPETSTPTSGYEMMASPTGPSSSRNHTVLHYELRPEEIAAASVLLGALWLVSVFGNSLVCLVIHRSRRTQSTTNYFVVSMACADLLLSVASVPFVLLQFTYGRWMLGNVMCKLIRYIQYLTPGVQIYVLLSICVDRFYTIVYPLSFKVSREKAKKMILASWLFDAAFASPIFFFYGSNSDDHCNFFLPDSWEGAIYGIIHLLVLFLIPSILIIFFYQKVVKYIWRIGTGGMTVRRTMNIVPRTKVKTIKMFLMLNTVFLLSWLPFYVVQLWHPQETDYRKSSLVFLAITWISFSSSASKPALYSVYNANFRRGMQETFCMSAMKCYRSNAYTITTSSRIAKKNHVGIAEIPAPAKTVTKESIYDAFNREAKEKKLAWPIQSNPPNTFV; encoded by the coding sequence ATGTTTGCCCACAGCATGGATAACAGCAGCGGTCCTTTTGTCCTCCCTACCTTACTGCTCCTGCTGCACAACAGGAGCTACCCTGAAACCTCCACCCCCACTTCTGGCTATGAGATGATGGCGTCACCCACAGGACCCAGCTCAAGCAGGAACCACACTGTCTTGCACTATGAACTGAGGCCGGAGGAAATTGCAGCAGCCAGCGTGCTTTTGGGAGCGCTGTGGCTAGTTTCTGTCTTTGGAAACTCCCTTGTTTGCTTAGTAATCCACAGGAGCAGGAGGACACAGTCCACCACCAACTACTTTGTTGTTTCCATGGCTTGTGCAGACCTTCTCCTCAGTGTGGCAAGCGTGCCCTTCGTGCTGCTCCAATTCACCTACGGCAGGTGGATGCTGGGGAATGTAATGTGCAAGCTGATAAGGTACATACAGTACCTCACCCCGGGAGTCCAGATATACGTGCTCCTCTCCATATGTGTGGATCGGTTCTACACTATCGTCTACCCGCTGAGCTTCAAAGTGTCAAgagaaaaagccaagaaaatgaTTCTGGCCTCTTGGCTTTTTGATGCTGCCTTTGCATCacccattttcttcttctatgGCTCCAACAGTGATGACCACTGCAACTTTTTTCTCCCCGATTCTTGGGAAGGAGCCATCTATGGTATCATCCACCTCTTGGTGCTGTTTTTGATCCCATCCATCCTCATTATCTTCTTCTACCAGAAGGTCGTCAAGTACATTTGGAGAATAGGCACCGGTGGCATGACTGTCAGGAGGACAATGAATATTGTCCCAAGAACAAAAGTGAAAACCATCAAGATGTTCTTAATGTTAAACACCGTGTTCCTCCTGTCCTGGCTCCCTTTTTATGTGGTACAGCTGTGGCACCCACAGGAAACAGACTACAGAAAGAGCTCCTTGGTTTTCCTGGCCATCACCTGGATCTCTTTCAGCTCTTCAGCCTCTAAGCCAGCCCTCTACTCTGTGTATAATGCCAACTTCAGAAGGGGCATGCAAGAAACTTTTTGCATGTCTGCCATGAAATGCTACAGAAGCAATGCATACACCATCACCACCAGCTCCAGGATAGCCAAAAAAAATCACGTTGGGATCGCAGAAATCCCAGCTCCGGCCAAAACTGTCACCAAAGAATCTATCTATGATGCTTTTAACAGAGAagccaaggaaaaaaagcttgcCTGGCCTATTCAGTCCAATCCCCCAAATACCTTTGTCTAG